In Coleofasciculus chthonoplastes PCC 7420, a single genomic region encodes these proteins:
- a CDS encoding metallophosphoesterase family protein — MTHRRIVIGDVHGHYDTLMTLLDAIAPSKDDQVHFLGDLIDRGPQSSQVVEFVKQSPYPCLLGNHEQMLLEILGQGEIYGPALQAWLYSGGHSTINSYGESGVRQDHIEWMRTLPTHIDLGDTWLVHAGVHPRLPLEKQTTEQFCWIRDEFHSIQEPYFTDKLIIIGHTITFTLPGVQPGRIAQGRGWLDIDTGAYHPKSGWLTGLDLTNSRVYQANVFKQRVRQMPLEEAVTRVEPSQLLPRRSVLRS; from the coding sequence ATGACTCACCGCCGGATTGTTATCGGTGACGTGCATGGGCACTACGATACCCTAATGACTTTATTAGACGCGATCGCTCCTAGTAAAGACGATCAAGTCCATTTTTTGGGAGACTTAATTGATAGGGGTCCCCAAAGCTCTCAAGTTGTTGAATTTGTCAAGCAAAGCCCTTATCCTTGCTTGCTAGGCAATCATGAGCAAATGCTCTTAGAAATCCTGGGTCAGGGAGAAATCTATGGTCCAGCCCTGCAAGCATGGCTCTATAGTGGTGGTCACAGTACCATCAATAGTTATGGTGAGAGTGGTGTCCGCCAAGACCATATCGAGTGGATGCGTACCTTACCCACCCATATCGATTTGGGAGATACATGGTTAGTCCATGCTGGAGTTCATCCCCGTTTACCCTTAGAAAAGCAAACGACAGAACAATTCTGTTGGATTAGAGACGAATTTCATAGCATTCAAGAGCCTTATTTTACCGATAAGTTAATTATCATTGGTCATACGATTACCTTTACCTTGCCAGGAGTACAACCGGGACGAATTGCCCAAGGGCGAGGATGGTTGGATATTGACACGGGCGCGTATCACCCGAAAAGTGGTTGGCTCACAGGATTAGACCTGACAAACTCACGGGTTTATCAAGCCAATGTTTTTAAACAACGGGTTCGCCAAATGCCACTTGAGGAGGCGGTGACAAGGGTAGAACCTTCACAACTCTTACCACGTCGTTCTGTACTCCGTTCCTAG
- the miaE gene encoding tRNA-(ms[2]io[6]A)-hydroxylase translates to MSPKPVLDSPWVIHALQQPTSWAWVEQALAHLDLILLDHSQCERKAAGVALNLIFRYPSSTQLVRQLTAIAREELDHFEQVNQWLERRGIPLASLSPSPYGAKLKAQIRRYEPDRLLDSLLVAALIEARSHERLGLLATHCPDPELAEFYQGLMTSEARHYGVYWVLADTYFEREVVSQRLAELAAIESQLLSTLYPEPRIHS, encoded by the coding sequence ATGTCACCAAAACCTGTGTTAGATTCTCCCTGGGTAATTCACGCCCTCCAACAACCCACGAGCTGGGCTTGGGTAGAACAAGCCCTAGCTCACCTTGATCTCATTCTACTCGACCATTCCCAATGCGAACGCAAAGCGGCAGGTGTAGCCCTGAATTTAATCTTTCGCTATCCATCGAGTACGCAACTGGTTCGTCAGCTTACCGCGATCGCGCGTGAGGAACTGGATCACTTTGAACAAGTCAATCAATGGCTGGAACGACGGGGTATTCCCCTAGCTTCCCTCTCTCCATCGCCTTATGGTGCTAAACTGAAAGCCCAGATTCGTCGTTATGAACCGGATCGGTTATTAGATTCTTTACTGGTGGCTGCTCTCATTGAGGCTCGCTCTCACGAACGGCTGGGATTACTGGCAACTCATTGTCCTGACCCGGAGTTAGCTGAGTTTTATCAAGGTTTGATGACATCCGAAGCCCGACATTACGGGGTGTACTGGGTGCTAGCGGACACCTATTTTGAGCGGGAGGTTGTCAGCCAGAGGTTAGCAGAACTAGCTGCAATCGAAAGTCAGTTACTTAGCACGCTTTACCCAGAACCTCGAATTCACAGTTAA
- the tsaB gene encoding tRNA (adenosine(37)-N6)-threonylcarbamoyltransferase complex dimerization subunit type 1 TsaB yields the protein MTNDNQYGLALHTTSPQLGLAISNFQSDHRAVTWDLGRDLSTHLHQHLSEFLLPNAWSDVAFIAVAKGPGSFTGTRIGVVTARTLAQQLDIPLFAISTLAAVAWSATLQGKEPQETSHKRAIALQMPARRGQLYTAIYQLSSEGSSLTPLVPDGVMTPDIWQQILDNQNLPYQLIEVSVDLGTCVTSVLDLAYVDWQQGKRPHWSEALPFYGQHPVTGTKSD from the coding sequence ATGACAAATGACAACCAATACGGTTTAGCCCTACATACCACCAGCCCCCAACTCGGATTAGCTATCAGTAATTTTCAGAGTGATCATCGTGCGGTTACCTGGGATTTGGGACGAGATTTATCAACTCACTTACATCAGCACTTGAGTGAGTTTTTACTCCCAAACGCTTGGTCAGATGTGGCATTTATTGCCGTCGCCAAAGGTCCCGGCAGTTTTACAGGCACTCGTATTGGTGTGGTAACAGCCCGAACGTTGGCACAGCAACTGGATATTCCGTTATTTGCCATTTCCACTCTGGCAGCCGTGGCTTGGTCGGCAACGCTTCAAGGAAAAGAGCCTCAAGAAACCTCACACAAAAGAGCGATCGCGCTACAAATGCCTGCTCGACGGGGGCAGTTGTATACCGCAATCTATCAACTCTCCTCAGAGGGTTCTAGCTTGACACCGCTTGTACCTGATGGGGTGATGACACCTGATATCTGGCAACAGATCCTAGACAATCAAAACCTCCCCTATCAACTGATTGAGGTATCCGTTGATTTAGGAACTTGTGTCACCAGTGTATTAGACTTAGCTTATGTGGATTGGCAGCAAGGAAAACGCCCTCACTGGTCCGAGGCGTTACCGTTTTACGGACAGCATCCGGTGACTGGAACAAAAAGCGATTAA